A single Pedobacter sp. PACM 27299 DNA region contains:
- a CDS encoding RagB/SusD family nutrient uptake outer membrane protein has product MKKINKTLFLLCTAALLMADTACKKSYLDSDQLSSYSPNNLDNPNAMKAALNGVALILRKEYFGDSAPMLTESLFSDVAVDGTTDKSTPAQDLVSRITPDANLNSDDFNKVGWYWENSFTAIRQANTIITRIDVPKYASDAERNAILGAAYFFRAYYYYRLVHQFGDVPLLLNDLDAPKADFYSTKREVILEKMRTDLEFAQTWVTDNVNKGEVTKGAVSHLLTKVNLALGKFDDAIVSATNVIGGGKYGMMTTRFGSTAGDATKNVVWDLHRMDNKAIGANKEALFLVIDREAFQGFTPNGSQLMRNTVPAWHFANLRTPTGSGIQAITDAVGAEIPLTKMYGRGIGRYRGTPYSTKYIWTDQTDYRHAKGMWMDMTDLVYNNPALKTSKLQADKDLFGKPLQQYTDANVATVFQNGALDTIRHWFGWPHYKVFINSTNALANDPYWSPPRGTNTDWYVFRLAETYLLRAEAYYWKGDLASAMSDINVVRARANATLLTDISKINIGTILDERARELFWEEPRKTELTRIAYIFAMTGKSAYNGKTYNLNAFSDQNFFYDRIMEKNDFYKNNVRTLQGVNYRIAPYHVLWPVPASAQRFNTEGHINQNKGYIGYESNVPALDK; this is encoded by the coding sequence ATGAAAAAAATAAATAAAACACTATTCCTGTTATGTACTGCAGCATTATTAATGGCAGATACTGCATGTAAAAAAAGTTACTTGGATTCAGATCAGCTGTCCAGTTATTCACCAAACAACCTGGACAATCCGAATGCCATGAAAGCCGCACTGAATGGTGTAGCACTCATCCTCAGAAAAGAGTATTTCGGCGATTCTGCCCCAATGTTAACCGAATCCCTTTTCTCTGATGTAGCCGTAGATGGTACAACCGATAAAAGTACACCAGCGCAGGATTTGGTGAGCAGAATCACACCGGATGCCAACTTAAATAGCGACGATTTTAATAAAGTAGGCTGGTATTGGGAGAATTCTTTCACGGCTATTCGTCAGGCAAATACCATCATCACCAGAATTGATGTACCTAAATATGCTTCTGATGCAGAAAGAAATGCTATTTTAGGTGCCGCGTATTTCTTCCGTGCCTATTATTATTACAGATTGGTACATCAATTTGGAGACGTGCCCTTGTTATTGAACGACTTGGATGCACCAAAAGCAGATTTTTATTCCACAAAAAGAGAAGTGATTCTGGAGAAAATGAGAACTGACTTAGAATTTGCGCAAACCTGGGTAACCGACAATGTCAATAAAGGAGAAGTAACCAAAGGTGCTGTGAGCCATTTGCTGACAAAAGTAAACCTGGCACTCGGTAAATTTGATGATGCGATCGTTTCTGCAACCAATGTAATTGGCGGGGGCAAATATGGAATGATGACCACCAGATTTGGCAGTACTGCCGGCGATGCCACTAAAAACGTAGTTTGGGACTTACACCGAATGGACAATAAAGCAATCGGCGCCAATAAAGAAGCCCTGTTTTTAGTGATCGATAGGGAAGCGTTCCAAGGCTTTACCCCAAATGGATCGCAGCTGATGCGTAATACGGTACCAGCATGGCATTTTGCAAACCTGCGTACACCAACGGGTTCAGGAATCCAGGCGATTACCGATGCCGTGGGTGCTGAAATCCCTTTAACGAAGATGTATGGCCGTGGAATTGGCAGGTACCGAGGTACGCCATACAGTACAAAATACATCTGGACCGATCAAACGGATTACAGACACGCAAAAGGGATGTGGATGGATATGACCGATCTGGTTTACAATAATCCTGCACTAAAAACATCAAAACTACAAGCCGATAAAGATCTATTTGGAAAACCATTACAGCAATATACAGATGCGAATGTGGCAACCGTTTTCCAAAATGGAGCTTTAGATACAATTCGTCATTGGTTTGGATGGCCGCATTACAAGGTGTTCATCAACTCCACAAATGCCTTGGCCAACGATCCTTACTGGTCTCCACCACGTGGTACCAATACCGATTGGTATGTATTCAGATTAGCTGAAACCTATTTGTTAAGAGCAGAAGCTTATTATTGGAAAGGCGATTTGGCCTCAGCAATGAGTGATATCAATGTGGTTAGGGCAAGAGCAAACGCGACACTATTAACAGACATCAGCAAAATCAATATTGGAACCATCCTGGACGAACGTGCCAGAGAACTATTTTGGGAAGAACCAAGAAAGACTGAACTGACCAGGATTGCTTATATTTTTGCAATGACTGGCAAATCTGCCTACAATGGCAAGACTTATAACCTGAATGCTTTTTCTGATCAGAATTTCTTCTATGACCGTATTATGGAAAAGAATGACTTCTATAAGAATAATGTAAGAACGCTTCAAGGTGTAAATTACAGAATAGCACCATATCACGTGCTGTGGCCAGTGCCTGCAAGTGCACAAAGATTTAATACCGAAGGACACATCAACCAAAATAAAGGTTATATCGGGTATGAATCCAACGTGCCTGCATTGGATAAATAA
- a CDS encoding GAF domain-containing protein, producing the protein MENIFNRNIIPSNDFERIAALNRYHLINAFDEPVLDQIVQLTAKTFDTPMALISLVDLHQVFFKSAIGTSGADFTSRGRSLCSIAILDTEPLIIHYAEEEKCLLTNPVIAAEYGFKFYASAPLITSDGFMIGALCITDTKLRDFTAEQVETLKGFAAMVIQEIEKKIQLKTESQLEVLEK; encoded by the coding sequence ATGGAAAACATTTTTAACAGAAACATCATCCCTTCCAATGACTTTGAACGCATTGCTGCTTTAAACCGTTACCATTTAATCAATGCTTTTGATGAACCAGTATTGGATCAGATCGTACAGCTTACCGCGAAAACATTTGACACCCCAATGGCCTTGATTTCATTAGTGGACCTGCATCAGGTGTTCTTTAAATCAGCGATTGGGACAAGTGGAGCCGATTTTACGTCAAGAGGAAGAAGTCTTTGTTCTATTGCGATTTTAGATACTGAACCCTTAATCATACATTATGCTGAAGAAGAAAAATGCCTATTAACCAATCCTGTAATTGCTGCTGAATATGGTTTTAAATTCTATGCCAGTGCCCCATTAATCACTTCAGATGGCTTTATGATTGGTGCTTTATGCATCACTGACACCAAATTGAGGGATTTTACTGCTGAACAAGTGGAGACCTTAAAAGGCTTTGCAGCAATGGTGATACAGGAAATAGAGAAAAAAATTCAACTGAAAACAGAAAGCCAGCTAGAAGTACTTGAGAAATAA
- a CDS encoding helix-turn-helix domain-containing protein → MKDLFKNDYELVGENVRAIRKALGLTQDELAHRCSVNSAKISKIENARTDYMFSTLLEICEGLKCDLTDVIGKKVLETPIVEAEPMLTIEGPRMLLLN, encoded by the coding sequence ATGAAAGATTTATTCAAAAATGACTACGAGTTAGTTGGAGAGAATGTAAGAGCCATCCGCAAGGCATTAGGCTTAACTCAGGATGAATTAGCGCATAGGTGTTCCGTGAATTCTGCCAAAATTAGTAAGATTGAAAATGCCAGAACTGATTATATGTTCTCTACGCTATTGGAAATTTGTGAAGGACTCAAATGCGATTTGACAGATGTCATCGGGAAAAAAGTGCTGGAAACTCCCATTGTGGAAGCGGAGCCCATGCTTACAATTGAAGGACCTAGAATGCTTTTATTGAATTAA
- a CDS encoding SusC/RagA family TonB-linked outer membrane protein, translating to MRKRITLLIVFFLASYVLSFAQDRTVTGIVKDKEGSPMPGVSIKIKNTKTGSSTNEEGKYSIAAAGNAILQYSAIGYTTSEVSVNNRTQINVNLVEEAQGLSEVVVIGYGTTTKKDATGAISSIKATQLENENPQSVADILKGNIAGMSVSLNTSAKGGGDLLVRGKSTLTAGSSPLIVLDGVIYNGQLSDINPNDIETVDVLKDASSLAVYGAKAATGVVAITTKKGRGDQPTITFNTNVGLAQLAQNMRPYTGEAFLAWRGDVMRSGGATAPYLYNDPRNLPAGVSLDQWLNLKPTDPVPTDLVGVWLGRLGLVANEKANYADGKTVDWYDEIFRTGLRQDHTLSMSGKKDEISYYMSLGYQKNENLIKGGAFSTVRARLNLEGQAAKFMTIGINAQYADRDEGAIEADWNQLINLSPYGDMYNLDGTLRRIPTDDNGLNARNPFLNMTYNSKMNKQNTLFASVYTRIKLPFGITYQLNFSPGVDMYRTFDHLSSKNPNVTTPGGSVTRANETRYNWQIDHLLKWNKTIADIHNLDVTLLANAEKYQTWWTQAGNEGFVPSDALGYHNLSTGIKPSVNAEDKVYTGDALMARLNYSLMQRYNLTLSVRRDGYSVFGANFKRATFPAAAFAWIFTEESFLKSLTWLDFGKLRVSYGINGNRDLRNPDNNTVDPYAALAILGSDKYQTVDGSGTASTVNTLALASKMQNPNLQWEQTKSFNLGLDFSVLKDRITGAVDFFSKKTNNLLVKQTLPNVTGYAYVYSNVAEISNKGMDLSLTSRNITDGKIKWNSNFNFSFSRNKIISLALPTDDPGNGWFIGKDIDVIWNYKILGVWQENEMAEAAKYTKGAIKPGDFKLEDVNGDYQYSDADKQFLGYKSPRFIFALRNEFNIFDNFDFSFQLLSNWGQKNEYNSAKNQPGSVGFARQNSYVLPYWTPDNPINDYARLNSGTSGTSFNVFHDNSFIRLNSVALAYTIPKNLLTKLRVKTAKIYANVNNAAVYTRDWNYWDPENNGPTPRYYTLGLNVSL from the coding sequence ATGAGAAAAAGAATTACACTATTAATTGTGTTCTTTCTAGCTAGCTATGTATTGTCCTTTGCACAGGACCGTACTGTGACCGGAATAGTAAAGGACAAAGAAGGATCACCAATGCCGGGGGTATCCATTAAAATCAAAAACACAAAAACCGGAAGCTCTACCAATGAGGAGGGTAAATACAGCATCGCTGCTGCGGGAAATGCGATACTCCAGTACTCAGCTATTGGCTATACCACCTCAGAAGTTTCCGTGAATAACCGTACTCAGATCAATGTTAATCTGGTTGAAGAAGCTCAGGGTTTATCGGAAGTGGTCGTGATCGGATACGGAACTACCACCAAAAAAGATGCTACCGGAGCAATTTCCAGCATAAAGGCAACTCAGCTGGAAAATGAAAATCCACAGAGTGTGGCCGACATTCTAAAAGGTAACATTGCTGGTATGTCTGTCAGTTTAAACACCAGTGCAAAAGGTGGAGGAGACTTACTCGTACGTGGTAAATCAACATTAACAGCTGGAAGTTCACCACTAATTGTATTGGATGGAGTGATTTACAACGGTCAGCTTTCTGATATCAATCCAAATGATATTGAAACCGTAGATGTACTGAAAGATGCAAGTTCCCTGGCAGTTTATGGGGCAAAAGCAGCTACGGGAGTAGTGGCAATTACCACTAAAAAAGGTCGTGGAGATCAACCTACCATCACCTTTAATACCAATGTCGGATTAGCCCAACTGGCTCAAAATATGCGTCCGTATACCGGAGAAGCTTTTTTAGCCTGGAGAGGAGATGTAATGAGAAGTGGAGGTGCCACAGCTCCATATTTGTATAACGACCCAAGAAACCTTCCCGCTGGAGTAAGCTTAGACCAGTGGCTAAACCTTAAACCTACAGATCCCGTTCCAACAGACCTTGTAGGGGTATGGCTGGGTAGGTTAGGACTGGTTGCAAATGAGAAAGCCAATTATGCCGATGGTAAAACGGTAGACTGGTACGATGAAATTTTTAGAACTGGATTACGTCAGGACCATACCTTGAGTATGAGTGGGAAGAAAGATGAAATCAGTTATTACATGTCTCTGGGTTATCAGAAAAATGAAAACCTAATCAAAGGAGGTGCATTTAGTACCGTCAGAGCGCGATTAAATCTGGAAGGCCAGGCTGCAAAATTTATGACCATCGGAATCAACGCACAATATGCAGATCGCGATGAAGGTGCTATTGAAGCCGATTGGAATCAGTTGATCAACCTTTCGCCTTATGGTGATATGTACAATCTAGATGGAACGCTAAGACGGATTCCTACAGATGACAATGGTTTGAATGCAAGAAATCCTTTCTTGAATATGACCTATAATAGCAAGATGAACAAGCAAAATACCCTGTTTGCAAGCGTTTACACCAGGATTAAATTGCCTTTCGGTATTACCTACCAGCTAAACTTCAGCCCAGGTGTAGATATGTACCGGACATTTGATCACTTATCTTCAAAAAATCCAAATGTAACTACTCCAGGTGGTTCTGTAACCAGAGCCAATGAGACCCGTTACAACTGGCAAATTGATCATTTACTAAAATGGAATAAAACCATTGCAGACATTCATAATCTTGATGTGACCCTATTGGCAAATGCAGAGAAATACCAAACCTGGTGGACTCAGGCAGGGAACGAAGGCTTTGTGCCAAGTGATGCCTTAGGCTATCATAATCTTTCTACTGGTATCAAGCCTTCCGTAAATGCAGAAGATAAAGTGTATACAGGTGATGCGCTAATGGCCAGGTTAAATTATAGCCTGATGCAGCGATATAACCTGACGCTTTCTGTTCGCAGAGATGGATATTCTGTTTTTGGTGCTAATTTTAAAAGAGCAACCTTCCCCGCAGCAGCTTTTGCCTGGATTTTTACAGAAGAATCCTTTTTGAAGTCCTTGACCTGGCTAGACTTCGGTAAACTGCGTGTTTCTTATGGTATCAATGGAAATAGAGACCTGAGAAACCCAGACAATAATACGGTTGATCCTTACGCGGCTTTGGCCATCTTAGGGAGTGATAAATACCAGACTGTAGATGGAAGTGGTACCGCTTCAACCGTAAATACGTTGGCCCTTGCCTCTAAGATGCAGAATCCAAACCTGCAATGGGAGCAAACGAAATCATTCAACTTAGGATTGGATTTCTCCGTTTTGAAAGATAGAATCACTGGAGCTGTTGATTTCTTCAGTAAAAAAACCAATAATTTACTAGTGAAACAAACCCTGCCAAATGTGACGGGCTATGCTTATGTGTATTCTAATGTTGCTGAAATTAGCAATAAAGGAATGGACCTCAGTTTAACCAGTAGAAACATTACCGATGGTAAAATTAAATGGAATTCAAATTTCAATTTCTCGTTTTCAAGGAATAAAATCATAAGTCTGGCATTGCCAACTGATGATCCAGGAAATGGCTGGTTTATTGGAAAAGATATTGATGTGATCTGGAACTATAAAATCCTTGGAGTATGGCAGGAGAATGAAATGGCTGAGGCTGCCAAGTATACAAAAGGGGCGATTAAACCAGGTGATTTCAAGTTAGAAGATGTCAATGGAGATTATCAGTACAGTGATGCAGATAAACAGTTTTTAGGCTATAAAAGCCCTCGCTTTATCTTCGCACTAAGGAATGAATTCAATATCTTCGACAATTTCGACTTCTCTTTCCAGCTGCTTTCTAACTGGGGACAGAAAAATGAATATAACTCTGCGAAAAATCAACCTGGAAGTGTGGGATTTGCACGTCAAAATTCTTATGTGCTGCCGTACTGGACACCAGATAACCCAATTAATGACTATGCCAGGTTAAATTCAGGAACAAGTGGTACCAGTTTCAACGTTTTTCACGACAACTCATTTATCCGTTTAAATTCAGTGGCATTAGCGTATACGATTCCTAAAAATCTGCTGACTAAACTTCGTGTGAAAACCGCAAAAATATATGCCAACGTAAATAACGCAGCAGTATATACCCGCGATTGGAATTACTGGGATCCGGAGAACAATGGTCCAACTCCAAGATATTACACCCTGGGCTTAAATGTTTCCTTATAA
- a CDS encoding 7TM diverse intracellular signaling domain-containing protein: protein MMKFYRLIFLFTFAILNFLQLNTKAQLPVKMDDKVPHHIFNYGEIELLEDTSGILSLQDILKPELNKQFNKSKIYTPKIFKLNATYWFKVKIKSNPASKEDWILEFFDQTIDDINLYAPITDHKYQHFQFGAKYRFAHREYEHKNFLLNLDNTKEGEETYYIRVKSSQSASVIIVLRTMRWFVHYATEEYMFFGLFYGMIVVFGFYNLLMFIAIRQKQYLYYVLYNLSIGLYETCVDGIAFQYLWPNHPAWNQYGYGVALYLSSLFGLLFTLNFLYLRSKAPMLYKAIIAMIILRTLFFMLCLYNHHWFTYKLVEVIPLLLALGSGIYVWKSGFKPARFFVIGYTFLLLGFIIKGLVLLNVSWLPYGPITHYSLSFCFVIEMILVSFAIGDNIRGLRQKKDRAQKRMIEQLQINEKLKETLNKELTSLVDERTKEVSQKAATIEKQNEEISLMNAMLEKDNQELHENIKKVSRARVMSLDVDFEEFSKIYPDRETCFKYLSELKWTNGYTCKRCSNSQYLAGFLPFSRRCTKCGYDESVIANTIFQNSRIPINKAFYMLFLVYSTKGKISSHKLSQLLLIRQSTCWAYNSKMQRLLEEKNKELKNAGEGGWSKLIFETASFAEKPTA, encoded by the coding sequence ATGATGAAATTTTACCGCCTTATTTTCCTGTTTACTTTTGCTATCCTGAATTTTTTACAGCTCAATACTAAAGCTCAGCTCCCAGTGAAGATGGATGATAAAGTGCCTCATCATATCTTTAATTATGGGGAAATTGAGCTCCTGGAAGATACTTCCGGAATACTCAGTCTTCAGGACATCCTAAAACCAGAATTGAATAAACAGTTCAATAAAAGCAAAATCTACACCCCAAAGATTTTCAAACTCAACGCTACCTACTGGTTTAAGGTAAAAATCAAGTCTAATCCAGCGTCTAAAGAGGATTGGATACTTGAATTCTTCGACCAAACGATTGATGATATTAATTTATATGCACCAATTACTGATCATAAATACCAGCATTTTCAATTTGGAGCAAAATATAGGTTTGCGCATCGAGAATATGAGCATAAAAACTTTCTGCTGAACCTGGATAACACCAAAGAAGGAGAGGAAACCTATTACATCAGGGTAAAATCTTCACAGTCAGCCAGTGTGATCATTGTATTGAGAACCATGCGCTGGTTTGTTCATTATGCCACTGAAGAATATATGTTTTTCGGCCTTTTTTATGGGATGATCGTTGTTTTTGGTTTCTATAACCTGCTAATGTTTATCGCCATCAGGCAAAAACAATATTTATATTATGTGCTTTATAACCTGAGTATCGGGCTGTACGAAACCTGTGTAGATGGAATTGCATTTCAATATTTATGGCCAAATCATCCGGCCTGGAACCAATATGGCTATGGAGTCGCCTTATATTTAAGTAGTTTGTTTGGATTGCTTTTTACCTTGAACTTCTTGTATTTAAGGAGCAAAGCGCCAATGTTATATAAAGCCATTATAGCCATGATTATACTCAGGACATTGTTTTTCATGCTCTGTTTATACAATCATCATTGGTTTACTTATAAGTTAGTAGAAGTGATTCCCTTATTACTGGCATTAGGTTCTGGGATCTATGTATGGAAAAGTGGTTTTAAACCAGCCAGATTCTTTGTGATTGGCTATACTTTCCTGCTATTGGGCTTTATCATAAAGGGTTTAGTCCTGCTGAACGTTTCCTGGTTACCCTATGGTCCGATTACCCATTACAGCTTAAGTTTCTGCTTTGTGATAGAAATGATTCTGGTATCCTTTGCAATTGGTGATAATATCAGGGGTTTAAGACAAAAAAAGGACAGAGCTCAGAAAAGAATGATCGAGCAGCTTCAGATCAATGAGAAGTTAAAAGAAACGCTGAATAAAGAGCTAACCAGCCTTGTCGACGAGCGGACTAAGGAAGTGAGCCAAAAGGCCGCAACCATTGAGAAACAGAATGAAGAAATTTCTCTCATGAATGCCATGCTGGAGAAAGACAATCAGGAACTGCATGAAAATATCAAAAAAGTGAGTCGGGCCAGGGTGATGTCCCTGGACGTAGACTTTGAAGAGTTCAGCAAAATCTATCCAGACAGAGAAACCTGTTTTAAATACCTTTCGGAATTAAAATGGACCAATGGCTATACCTGTAAGAGGTGCAGCAACAGCCAATACCTTGCAGGTTTCCTGCCTTTCAGCAGGAGGTGTACAAAATGTGGGTACGATGAGTCGGTCATTGCCAATACCATCTTTCAAAATAGTAGGATCCCCATCAATAAAGCATTCTATATGCTTTTTCTTGTATACTCTACAAAAGGCAAAATCTCCTCCCATAAACTGTCTCAACTGTTATTGATCAGGCAGAGTACTTGCTGGGCTTATAACAGTAAAATGCAGAGACTCCTGGAAGAAAAGAATAAAGAATTGAAGAATGCCGGGGAAGGTGGCTGGAGTAAATTGATTTTTGAGACGGCATCATTCGCCGAAAAACCAACCGCCTAG
- a CDS encoding glycoside hydrolase family 2 TIM barrel-domain containing protein, with the protein MPSFKLLYLFILLILFADSSFSKDIKDINRNPGRQYIGFNDQWSFSKDDQNWSKITLPHTWNAEDVMEDTPGYYRGTGWYQRVLKTNAMMKGKDVFLCFDGVNQEAELYVNGQLAGKHAGGYTRFIIPIHKFLNPNIGFDNQIRVKVSNRYQEDIAPLTADFTFFGGIYRKVGLLMTDPVHFYNGAYGADGIYISTPQVSAECAAVSVKSVLENSASESRKLELSTALYNKEGLLISKRTALIRLNAGEKKTVQLDLPKVNKPELWSPDSPVLYRVVSSITDVKSSKVLDEVSNAIGFRWFRFDAEKGFFLNGKALKIMGASRHQDYEGLGNAVPDALQIRDVELLKEMGGNFLRVAHYPQDPIILETCDRLGILTSVEIPIVNAITESEAFAENSKNMQIEMIRQNFNHPSVVMWAYMNEVLLRPKFGDDKPRQELYFKNIRALAEDLEKLTRKEDSSRYTMMALHGDFDRYHRVGLTKIPMVIGWNLYQGWYGGTLDGFGQFLDKHHKELPEKPLLVTEFGADADPRIRSFKPVRFDKSVEYAIKFSQVYLNEMLSRPFVNGAMVWNLADFNSESRAETMPHINNKGLLTLGREPKDTYYLYQAYLLKQPFLKIASRNWKERTGIAENDPLYSTQPVQVATNLKSAELFLNGKSLGIRESIDRICTWDVPFTAGKNQLKVLNAQYPSLIDVAEIDFTILPNLFSKQPDFNALHVLLGAERYFIEEKTHVLWSPDQAYHKGSWGYMGGTAFSSGNNRISYGSDKNILGTDEDPIYQTQRVGLSAYKLDVPDGYYELNLYFSELMGGEYQEALAYNLDNSEVKDQAEQRIFNLNVNGKTLLKDFNIQDEYGYTTAVQKSIRIQVIDGTGISLDFIPVKGEPVLNALSLRKLN; encoded by the coding sequence ATGCCTTCTTTTAAGCTCTTATACCTTTTTATATTATTGATTCTTTTTGCTGATTCCTCTTTTTCAAAAGACATAAAAGACATAAATCGTAACCCTGGTCGACAATACATTGGTTTTAACGACCAATGGAGTTTTAGTAAAGACGATCAGAACTGGAGCAAAATTACCTTGCCGCATACCTGGAACGCCGAGGATGTGATGGAGGATACACCTGGTTATTATCGCGGAACAGGATGGTATCAGCGCGTTTTGAAAACCAATGCGATGATGAAAGGCAAAGATGTTTTTCTTTGTTTTGATGGCGTAAATCAGGAGGCAGAACTCTATGTAAACGGACAGCTTGCCGGGAAACATGCAGGAGGCTATACCCGTTTTATCATTCCAATCCATAAATTTCTAAACCCTAACATCGGTTTCGATAACCAGATCAGGGTTAAAGTGAGTAATCGTTACCAGGAAGACATCGCTCCGCTAACCGCGGATTTCACTTTTTTTGGTGGGATTTATAGAAAAGTAGGTTTGCTGATGACAGATCCGGTTCATTTTTATAATGGAGCGTATGGCGCCGATGGGATTTACATCAGTACGCCCCAGGTATCTGCCGAATGTGCGGCTGTAAGTGTAAAGAGTGTTTTAGAGAACTCCGCAAGCGAAAGTCGCAAGTTAGAATTAAGTACTGCATTGTACAATAAGGAGGGGCTGTTAATCAGTAAACGAACTGCTCTTATTCGTTTAAATGCCGGAGAAAAGAAAACGGTACAGCTGGATTTGCCGAAGGTAAATAAACCAGAATTATGGTCTCCGGATTCGCCTGTTTTGTATCGTGTAGTCTCAAGCATTACCGATGTCAAGAGTTCAAAAGTGCTTGATGAAGTCTCTAATGCAATTGGTTTCAGGTGGTTCAGGTTTGATGCAGAGAAAGGATTTTTCTTAAACGGAAAGGCGCTGAAAATCATGGGAGCTAGTCGCCATCAAGACTATGAAGGATTAGGAAATGCTGTTCCAGATGCTTTGCAAATCAGGGATGTAGAACTACTAAAAGAAATGGGCGGTAATTTCCTGAGGGTTGCACACTATCCTCAAGACCCAATTATATTGGAAACCTGTGATCGACTTGGAATCTTGACCTCCGTAGAAATTCCGATCGTAAATGCCATCACGGAGAGTGAAGCCTTTGCTGAAAACAGCAAGAATATGCAGATCGAAATGATTCGTCAGAATTTTAATCACCCCAGTGTGGTGATGTGGGCCTATATGAATGAAGTATTGCTGCGACCGAAGTTTGGAGATGATAAACCTCGTCAGGAATTGTATTTTAAAAACATCAGAGCACTCGCTGAGGATCTTGAAAAATTAACCCGAAAAGAGGACAGTTCCAGATATACGATGATGGCCTTACATGGTGATTTCGATCGGTACCATAGGGTCGGACTCACAAAAATCCCCATGGTTATCGGCTGGAATTTATACCAGGGCTGGTATGGAGGAACCTTGGATGGTTTCGGACAGTTTTTAGACAAACACCACAAGGAATTGCCAGAGAAACCATTACTGGTGACAGAATTCGGAGCGGACGCTGATCCAAGGATCAGGTCTTTTAAGCCAGTTAGGTTTGATAAAAGTGTGGAGTACGCGATTAAATTTAGTCAGGTGTATTTAAATGAAATGTTGAGCCGCCCATTTGTAAATGGTGCAATGGTTTGGAACCTGGCAGATTTTAACTCCGAAAGTAGAGCAGAGACTATGCCTCATATTAATAATAAAGGGCTGTTAACCCTTGGACGTGAGCCTAAAGATACTTACTATCTGTATCAGGCTTATCTGTTAAAACAGCCCTTCCTGAAAATAGCCTCAAGAAATTGGAAAGAAAGGACAGGCATTGCCGAAAATGATCCGCTATATAGTACCCAGCCAGTTCAAGTGGCTACAAATTTGAAGTCGGCGGAGTTGTTTTTGAATGGAAAGAGCCTGGGGATCAGGGAAAGTATCGACCGTATTTGTACCTGGGATGTGCCTTTTACTGCAGGAAAGAATCAACTGAAAGTGTTAAACGCACAATATCCATCGCTCATTGATGTGGCTGAAATTGACTTTACCATTTTACCAAACCTTTTTTCAAAACAACCAGACTTCAATGCTCTGCATGTTTTATTAGGCGCTGAACGTTATTTTATAGAAGAAAAAACGCATGTGCTATGGTCTCCGGATCAAGCTTATCATAAAGGTTCATGGGGCTATATGGGAGGCACTGCTTTTAGCAGCGGAAACAATCGAATTAGCTATGGTTCAGACAAAAATATCCTTGGCACCGATGAAGATCCAATTTATCAAACCCAGCGTGTCGGCTTATCGGCCTATAAATTGGATGTTCCCGATGGATATTACGAGCTAAACCTGTATTTTTCTGAGCTGATGGGAGGGGAATACCAAGAAGCGCTGGCCTATAATCTGGATAATTCTGAAGTTAAGGATCAGGCGGAACAAAGGATATTTAATTTGAACGTTAACGGTAAAACATTGCTCAAAGATTTTAATATTCAGGATGAATATGGATACACTACTGCTGTTCAAAAGAGCATAAGGATACAGGTTATTGATGGAACTGGAATTTCATTGGATTTCATTCCAGTAAAAGGTGAGCCTGTTTTGAATGCTTTATCCCTGAGAAAACTAAATTAA